In Crassostrea angulata isolate pt1a10 chromosome 6, ASM2561291v2, whole genome shotgun sequence, a genomic segment contains:
- the LOC128187945 gene encoding inositol 1,4,5-trisphosphate receptor type 2-like: MDLPLEIRVHDENGDSCLDSDDDLVGCEVHGQLKLYHKMLRQLHTELHGCGEEPGMGEYLCIGDYVCLYCEETEGYIYSSQSSSSNNGLFIYSNQERNRPRNIPNPQVVVFQVCIQNRYKLNKKYRKWMNSIQTDNTEQVTRGLLKQAKSAADAENKDNEAEQTRQHGKRVRYGEVVQLKHVFTGKFVHMSTTQTSQKDKNNMKVSLHEYNAKNAQFRILPRYKVKSEGEIVQLFDQIVFESVKSHGHYFHASEPFQIDHFSYGSELNLGVERSSFTLIGSYRALQEQDRFVRGGSVIRLFHKELEAYLVAEGLFEDCVTEDVHFRIRVIDQHKPRSLSPSTSGITYWQIEAEHSILDGDILRWEQQVRLRHFLTRQYLCIDSKMDVSLVTDPSDPRTVFRLHSVLKERDEISYESYARIEHMLTGCWLHALKDEDYERKVDDGGVKERSMQGLRWDSAGVRKVSASSESMYDDAYTLQHVLPEDVHNFNYVAGMVPFLFNLIQDLQMEPELNAKKTHGIITALKEIKLFMLPLGQPDKNRQKLMRNLRVIDLLVNLLQCPLGDGEEESHVIRIFKEAYDVLHAYMIGKSRKNALYMAKYIDFFQTQFTQKGGIGLNVAQMIVELIRDKRKIVDRITKNNIDTFLQLLRTNQNYRFLDLLQVLCVCDGVAIPNNQTYIVDQWLRESRDSVYLTERGQNINKRPNIVYVSTDQGRTWVPLHLFVDFESTEFDEEKYNFLIHQLDLFKALCFGRNDYAVHVITREFGYLTWEDAYLCLTADLLPDHIRAKYCELIIGLFVDVGNNYSVLDHPNICFIYEYVGSKDSEREQSSFTAGSQERGPGEVVKDLVTIFPVLRDWMAEFLAGNCQMTASEIGHNLLIEQVLRLLQHLVKFGYYMDMEDVKQLLTPLLSLLDGTHDVPFPKDKGKGYSKDSQKTVNQYRSTGRFEQSKEAEAVVNAKYQAMEVLDFLLTFQRNLRLKAFVSKFKVCEQNASRHRSPVVMESLMYEVYNPQEQTKKALKCQKKVLKEIREMVSLSSIFDMDNTTRVLLDLSEYKYDRVVTKSLDILNKLYSSQEDMFKLADRAQILLTHDSARVHREVQRSLPVLRRLAKQKLNDQQVQLMSEILDELAEFCHLPKYPKEPHFMNQNIMISHGILHIVVDILSQEIDAKLVEQQYMGMATIFKKTLYLMELLARENSAVQETLFEHIDDLLEVQIVPSNLAIALKEFFFANQTTCLKVSSKQIQKIVLLCAHHQNEAPEFLELLSVLVKVEGLDMTIKRNQALVMKYIMQNYRKAAYVLDQPRDQRELILTNQGQEGDLTYYIDLVDLLATCAEGENKFIESLCQTILPMQDIFWVINHPNIACNLKKPFVKYLMWVYMKPVGSMTESGVADLQHNRDLWEFIEAAGNVINQVTNAIKTQGEKITTILKTPPSKSFIDDPHDPRSVIHGGVFFILDAALPFFEVFFSLFYAPDKDLYPHEAVVTEDLATGLTGFTDVIGHLLTNPAHMKSVVSLLTILISTSSSPKAALISVLEKFSTEMKLGDTKTAVRKGNMEYYASELELNAKFHTFATNSSVLFRGHNTVQAQMKYKNKRDYTAMGSNEELPLGEEFQSLLKCFVDHHEKKAMKRFAPAKKLLQQLDISAKVVRKGNAITNTSQEDLDIKCLQLLRAMVHNEERKLPDDWDTKTAEHKIKTQLGHIKDVQNAINTHDFVNKVLPHIARRSDSICREVLAFLSIMLFNANREVQRSMLDYFLSTREEVFFMAVRERMQISTNSIKEKMILRRKFQQKGRSLLVQHQGRVKEALDNLSSFQTSISAGRRALQMIQAYEIRVKKEKMQGWAALSRAKAPVVESKRDKKKRMKDQKKKNIVISNGIKRDHSSNEALLKYTDPSPDTLQNPVTLMVPDSEPTVMVAVEEDEEKAAEEMIATMNEGVVDMLEYKDDGYIELIFKLLARICDGQHFGLQNYLREQPDNVKSFNIVGETAQFLNVVYTTINKKTINLIIQLFNTLNEFCSGNQENRVVVYDRKLVDYINFILRAGDIADCAPEKILELRQAIASVIISLIEENGPGKSQVAKEVKDTLDKGAIFRCMTLCYEAHQSEKPSLEELSPTEEGSVLKSARSLAVVGGSILQGFVGTQKNQLRETLMEVGFTFFLILARMQDIDPLMSTTLQITPDQAKAYEFYKKNSLSIELIKDDVLQKVNFRVKNKNFLREEVKENLKWNVDRSSPSNKIRDLMGWTRDIMQDISYQRKILCNPIAMMFTKGWLLWNHGATILSLAINLFMLVTWNAKASREDFDKHNQSITNQTLDRALLQDPIPRIGYVPHDHYTLAMYALGGTHNLLSLFVLISYFLSNHPRFPTKEEVKAPFRALCGGGNNGSGKKKSDDLTEKKPDEISKLDVKFFSFTTFYYMMFLAMSAAGTKFHGYFFAFHLLNIVNNNQLLSGVIKAVTLNGVSLLWVAILGLIVIYIYALVGFSLLRAYFSPGEYLYCSTLWQCTVTVIRYGLIGDMFDNIKQNGVNDSFETFWPLVLYHVSFFIFITTIGLNIIFGIIVDTFSELRDLKWRAESDMKDTCFICSRNSYDFEHNGKGFDHHVRNEHNMWAYVFFLIHLEDVKTSDFTALELYVHKLVALENYDFFPMNRALCLTSVDTDSTESKIDELLNRVTSIALKQKEEETEKKRKAEKMKQKRWQEKHRQFMFGIQDDDGNGNDNTKSQSSDKIVVKSKSDRSLSRPPSIVSLQKTPTTPDGTLDRRDAKKDAIEQKAKLVLRESDESEVAATEDSDSVGSINEEYDLLKEDFSTAGMLDPMPPAFRERALSIPGISSLVQQTGEEERKSGDELRVLVEDETDDESGRESTRL, encoded by the exons ttcctCCAATAATGGGCTTTTCATTTACTCAAATCAAGAACGAAACAGACCAAGAAACATACCGAACCCTCAAG TGGTGGTTTTCCAAGTGTGTATCCAGAATAGATACAAACTCAACAAAAAGTACAGAAAATGGATGAACTCGATTCAGACGGACAATACCGAACAGGTCACACGGGGTCTGCTCAAACAGGCAAAG TCTGCAGCAGACGCGGAGAACAAAGACAACGAGGCAGAGCAGACGAGACAACACGGGAAGCGCGTGCGTTATGGCGAGGTTGTTCAG CTGAAACATGTGTTTACCGGAAAGTTTGTTCACATGAGTACGACACAGACCAGCCAgaaagacaaaaacaatatgaag GTGTCGCTCCACGAATACAACGCCAAAAACGCCCAGTTTAGAATCCTTCCGCGATACAAGGTCAAATCGGAGGGAGAAATA GTTCAATTGTTCGaccaaattgtttttgagaGTGTGAAGTCACATGGTCATTATTTCCACGCCAGTGAACCTTTCCAGATTGACCACTTTTCTTATGG CTCCGAGCTCAACCTGGGCGTAGAAAGGTCCAGCTTCACTTTGATTGGGAGTTACAGAGCATTGCAGGAGCAGGACCGGTTCGTTAGG GGTGGGTCAGTCATACGCCTCTTTCATAAAGAACTCGAGGCCTATCTTGTGGCAGAGGGCTTGTTTGAGGATTGTGTCACAGAAGACG ttCACTTCCGTATCCGGGTTATTGACCAGCACAAGCCCCGCTCGCTGTCTCCATCCACTTCCGGTATCACGTACTGGCAGATTGAGGCTGAACATAGTATTTTAGACG GTGATATCTTGAGATGGGAACAGCAGGTGCGACTACGTCACTTCCTGACGAGACAGTATCTTTGCATAGATTCCAAGATGGACGTCTCCCTGGTGACTGATCCCTCGGATCCCAGGACCGTCTTCCGGTTACATTCTGTTCTCAAG GAAAGAGACGAAATATCCTACGAAAGTTATGCAAGGATAGAGCACATGTTGACTGGCTGTTGGCTCCATGCACTCAAAG ATGAGGATTACGAGAGAAAGGTCGATGATGGAGGAGTCAAAGAGCGATCCATGCAAGGACTTCGCTGGGATAGCGCTGGTGTGCGAAAG GTTTCTGCAAGTAGTGAGAGCATGTACGATGATGCGTACACCCTACAGCACGTGCTACCCGAGGACGTGCACAACTTCAACTACGTTGCAGGAATGGTCCCCTTCTTGTTTAATCTCATTCAAGAC CTCCAAATGGAGCCAGAATTGAACGCCAAAAAGACGCACGGGATCATTACG GCGCTCAAAGAGATCAAACTGTTTATGCTTCCATTGGGTCAACCGGACAAAAATCGACAGAAGCTCATGAGAAACTTACGG GTGATCGATTTATTGGTGAATCTTCTACAATGTCCACTGGGAGATGGAGAAGAGGAATCCCACGTGATCAGGATCTTTAAGGAAGCTTACGATGTTCTCCATGCCTACATGATTGGGAAGAGCAGAAAAAACGCACTGTATATGGCCAAATACATCGACTTCTTTCAGACCCAGTTTACACAAAAA GGAGGAATCGGGCTGAATGTTGCACAGATGATTGTGGAGCTTATAAGAGACAAAAGGAAAATTGTTGACCGCATCACCAAGAATAACATCGATACCTTCCTTCAGCTCCTGCGGACAAACCAA AATTACAGGTTTTTAGACTTGCTACAAGTTCTATGCGTCTGTGACGGAGTTGCCATTCCCAATAACCAAACATACATTGTCGACCAGTGGCTGAGGGAATCCAGA GACAGCGTCTACTTGACCGAGAGGggtcaaaatatcaacaaacGCCCAAACATCGTGTATGTTTCCACCGACCAGGGCAGGACATGGGTGCCCCTGCATTTGTTTGTGGAC TTTGAAAGCACGGAGTTTGATGAAGAGAAATACAATTTCCTTATTCACCAATTAGACCTTTTCAAAGCTTTGTGCTTT GGTCGCAATGATTACGCTGTGCACGTGATCACGCGAGAGTTTGGCTACTTGACGTGGGAGGACGCCTACCTTTGTTTGACGGCGGACCTACTTCCGGACCACATCCGGGCCAAATACTGTGAACTGATCATTG GGTTATTTGTGGATGTTGGAAACAATTATTCGGTGCTTGATCATCCCAACATTTGTTTCATTTACGAGTATGTCGGCTCCAAAGACTCGGAAAGGGAACAGAGCTCGTTT ACGGCCGGAAGTCAGGAGAGGGGCCCAGGGGAG gTTGTCAAAGACCTCGTTACCATTTTTCCAGTTCTAAGAGATTGGATGGCAGAGTTCCTGGCCGGAAATTGCCAAATGACTGCGTCAGAAATAGGTCATAACCTGCTGATAGAACag GTTCTTCGACTGCTGCAACATTTGGTTAAGTTTGGCTACTATATGGACATGGAAGATGTTAAACAACTGTTGACGCCATTGCTGAGTCTTTTAGATGGAACACATGATGTTCCGTTTCCTAAAGACAAAGGAAAGg gatattCAAAAGACTCCCAGAAAACGGTTAACCAATACAGGTCTACGGGAAGATTCGAACAAAGCAAGGAAGCGGAGGCCGTAGTCAATGCAAAATACCA GGCTATGGAAGTGCTGGATTTTCTTCTTACATTCCAAAGAAACTTGCGATTGAAG GCATTTGTCTCCAAGTTCAAAGTTTGTGAACAGAATGCCTCCAGACATCGGTCTCCAGTAGTAATGGAGTCTCTGATGTATGAAGTATACAATCCACAGGAACAGACCAA AAAGGCTCTAAAATGTCAGAAAAAAGTATTGAAAGAGATACGTGAGATGGTATCTTTGTCTTCCATATTTGATATGGACAACACAACACGGGTTCTACTT GACTTGTCCGAATATAAATATGACCGAGTGGTTACCAAATCTCTGGATATTCTGAACAAGTTGTACTCATCGCAAGAGGACATGTTCAAATTGGCTGACAGGGCTCAG ATACTCCTGACCCACGACTCAGCACGTGTACACCGTGAAGTACAGAGAAGTCTACCTGTGTTACGGAGGCTGGCCAAACAAAAGCTGAACGACCAACAGGTTCAGCTCATGAGCGAAATTCTGGACGAGTTAGCAGA ATTCTGTCATCTTCCAAAATATCCAAAAGAACCACATTTCATGAACCAAAACATCATGATTAGTCATG GTATCCTGCATATTGTTGTTGATATTCTCTCTCAAGAAATCGACGCCAAACTTGTA GAGCAGCAATATATGGGAATGGCTACCATTTTCAAGAAAACGTTGTATCTGATGGAACTGTTGGCGCGGGAAAATTCTGCAGTGCAAGAAACACTGTTTGAACATATCGACGATCTTCTAGAAGTACAAATTGTACCTTCCAATCTCGCCATTGCTCTTAAAGAG TTCTTCTTCGCAAATCAAACGACATGCTTAAAAGTGTCCTCAAAACAGATTCAAAAGATAGTTTTGTTGTGTGCCCATCATCAGAACGAGGCTCCAGAGTTTTTGGAGTTGCTAAGTGTTTTAGTGAAAGTGGAGGGACTTGATATGACAATCAAAAGGAACCAAGCTTTAGTGATGAAATATATAATGCAAAACTACAGAAAGGCCGCTTATGTTCTGGATCAACCAAGAGATCAAAG GGAGCTTATTCTAACCAATCAAGGGCAGGAGGGAGATCTGACGTACTACATTGATCTTGTGGATCTACTTGCAACTTGCGCAGAG GGCGAGAACAAATTCATTGAATCCCTCTGTCAAACGATTTTGCCTATGCAAGACATCTTTTGGGTGATCAACCATCCAAACATTGCTTGCAATCTGAAGAAACCGTTTGTCAAGTACCTGATGTGGGTCTACATGAAACCTGTGGGTAGTATGACGGAGAGCGGGGTGGCAGATCTACAGCATAACCG AGATCTGTGGGAATTCATTGAAGCCGCCGGCAATGTAATCAACCAAGTCACAAATGCCATAAAAACGCAGGGAGAGAAAATCACCACGATATTGAAAACACCACCTTCAAAGAG ttttattgACGATCCCCATGACCCACGATCGGTTATACATGGTGGagtgtttttcattttagacGCAGCGCTGCCATTCTTTGAG GTATTCTTCTCGCTTTTCTATGCTCCTGACAAAGACTTGTATCCACACGAAGCGGTGGTCACAGAAGATTTGGCAACGGGATTAACG GGGTTTACGGATGTCATAGGGCACCTGCTGACCAACCCGGCTCACATGAAATCTGTGGTCTCACTGCTTACTATCCTCATATCGACCTCGTCATCGCCAAAAGCG GCCTTAATCTCGGTTCTGGAAAAGTTCAGTACGGAGATGAAACTAGGCGACACAAAGACAGCGGTTCGAAAG GGAAACATGGAGTATTACGCCTCGGAGCTGGAACTGAATGCCAAGTTCCACACGTTTGCCACAAATAGCAGTGTTTTGTTCAGGGGGCACAATACGGTCCAAGcccaaatgaaatataaaaacaagagaG ATTACACTGCAATGGGGTCCAATGAGGAGCTCCCACTGGGAGAAGAATTCCAGAGTTTGCTGAAATGCTTCGTAGATCACCATGAAAAGAAAGCCATGAAAAGATTTGCTCCTGCAAAGAAACTTCTTCAGCAATTAGA TATATCAGCAAAAGTGGTGAGGAAGGGTAACGCAATAACCAACACGTCACAAGAAGACCTTGACATTAAATGTCTACAGCTCCTCCGGGCAATGGTTCACAATGAAGAGCGGAAGTTGCCGGACGACTGGGATACGAAGACCGCCGAACACAAAATCAAGAC CCAACTTGGACATATCAAAGACGTGCAAAACGCAATCAACACTCATGACTTTGTCAACAAGGTCCTGCCTCACATCGCGAGAAGGAGTGACAGTATTTGTCGTGAAGTACTGGCTTTCCTGTCCATAATGCTGTTCAATGCCAACAGAGAAGTCCAA aGATCCATGTTGGACTATTTTCTTTCCACAAGAGAAGAAGTATTCTTTATGGCAGTCCGAGAAAGAATGCAAATTTCTACCAACTCTATTAAAGAAAa AATGATTCTGAGGAGAAAATTCCAACAAAAAGG ACGATCACTGCTGGTTCAACATCAGGGTAGAGTTAAAGAAGCTTTGGACAATCTCAGTTCCTTCCAGACAAGTATTTCCGCCGGAAGGAGAGCGCTTCAG ATGATTCAAGCGTATGAAATTAGagtgaaaaaggaaaaaatgcaGGGATGG GCGGCATTGAGTCGAGCTAAAGCACCGGTCGTAGAATCCAAGAGAGATAAAAAGAAACGAATGAAGGACCAGAAGAAAAAGAACATAGTGATATCTAACGGGATCAAACGGGACCACAGCAGTAACGAGGCCCTGCTGAAGTACACCGACCCCTCCCCCGACACCCTACAGAACCCCGTCACCTTAATGGTTCCAGACTCAGAGCCCACAGTCATGGTGGCGGTGGAGGAAGAC GAGGAGAAGGCTGCAGAAGAAATGATCGCCACGATGAACGAGGGCGTGGTCGACATGCTGGAATACAAGGATGACGGCTACATAGAGCTCATCTTCAAACTGCTGGCCAGGATCTGTGACGGTCAACATTTTGGACTTCAG aattacCTCCGAGAACAACCAGACAACGTCAAATCGTTTAACATTGTCGGAGAGACGGCACAATTCCTGAATGTTGTTTACACTACAATCAACAAAAAGACCATTAATCTAATCATCCAACTCTTCAATACCCTAAACGAATTCTGCTCG GGAAATCAAGAGAATAGAGTAGTTGTTTATGACCGGAAGCTTGTGGActacattaatttcattttgagGGCTGGAGACATAGCTGATTGTGCACCAGAGAAG ATCCTTGAGTTACGGCAAGCGATCGCCTCAGTGATCATCTCCTTAATTGAAGAAAATGGACCAGGAAAGTCGCAAGTAGCTAAG GAGGTGAAAGATACATTAGACAAGGGGGCTATATTTCGTTGTATGACGTTGTGCTATGAAGCGCACCAATCAGAAAAGCCTTCTCTTGAGGAGTTATCCCCAACCGAAGAAGGAAGCGTCCTAAAATCTGCACGTTCATTGGCTGTTGTCGGAGGCAGTATTTTACAAGGGTTTGTG GGTACTCAGAAGAATCAGCTGCGGGAGACATTGATGGAGGTTGGCTTTACTTTCTTCCTTATTCTTGCAAGAATGCAAGACATTGATCCACTGATGAGCACAA CCCTTCAAATAACGCCAGACCAAGCAAAAGCATACGAGTTCTACAAAAAGAATTCGTTGTCAATTGAATTAATCAAAGACGACGTTTTGCAGAAAGTCAACTTCCGAGTAAAAAATAAG AATTTCTTAAGAGAAGAGGTCAAGGAAAACCTCAAATGGAATGTTGATCGGTCGTCGCCTAGCAACAAAATCCGGGACCTGATGGGATGGACCCGTGACATCATGCAGGACATTTCCTACCAAAGGAAAATTCTCTGTAACCCAATAGCCATGATGTTTACAAAAGGATG GCTGTTGTGGAACCATGGAGCAACTATATTGAGTCTCGCTATCAACCTTTTCATGCTGGTGACGTGGAACGCGAAAGCTTCTCGTGAAGACTTTGACAAACACAACCAATCAATAACGAACCAGACACTGGATAGAGCATTACTTCAAGA TCCTATCCCACGCATTGGTTACGTGCCACATGACCATTACACGCTGGCTATGTATGCGCTGGGTGGTACACACAATCTTCTATCCTTGTTTGTGCTGATCAGTTACTTCCTGTCCAATCATCCGAGGTTTCCAACTAAAGAGGAAGTAAAAGCACCTTTCAG AGCTCTCTGTGGCGGTGGAAATAATGGTAGCGGTAAAAAGAAAAGCGACGATCTCACAGAGAAAAAACCTGATGAAATATCAAAGCTAGATGTCAAATTCTTTAGCTTCACAACGTTTTATTATATG ATGTTCCTAGCCATGTCCGCCGCTGGTACGAAATTTCATGGATATTTTTTCGCATTCCATCTCTTAAACATTGTCAACAACAACCAACTACTCAGTGGAGTCATCAAAGCCGTCACACTGAATG GTGTGTCTCTGCTGTGGGTGGCTATCCTGGGACTCATTGTGATATACATTTATGCACTGGTTGGTTTTTCGTTACTCCGTGCTTACTTCTCCCCTGGCGAGTACCTGTATTGTTCCACGTTATGGCAATGCACGGTCACCGTCATCAGATACGGTCTCATTGGGGACATGTTCGAT AATATCAAACAAAATGGCGTGAACGATTCATTTGAAACGTTTTGGCCGCTAGTTTTGTACCACGTGTCTTTCTTTATATTCATCACCACCATTGGTTTGAACATCATTTTTGGTATCATCGTTGACACATTCTCGGAGCTACGTGACCTCAAG TGGCGAGCTGAATCTGACATGAAAGACACGTGCTTCATTTGCAGCAGAAATAGCTACGATTTTGAGCACAATGGGAAG GGCTTTGACCACCACGTTCGAAATGAACACAACATGTGGGCCTATGTATTTTTCTTGATTCATCTCGAAGATGTCAAGACGAGCGACTTCACAGCGTTAGAACTTTACGTCCACAAACTT GTAGCGTTAGAGAACTACGATTTCTTCCCAATGAACAGAGCCCTTTGCCTTACTTCAGTAGACACAGACTCGACCGAGTCTAAAATAGACGAACTCTTAAACAGAGTTACTTCCATTGCattaaagcagaaagaagag GAAACGGAGAAGAAACGCAAAGCGGAGAAAATGAAACAGAAGAGATGGCAGGAAAAACACCGTCAGTTCATGTTCGGAATTCAGGATGACGACGGTAACGGGAATGATAACACCAAATCACAGTCCAGCGACAAAATAGTGGTCAAGTCCAAGTCGGACCGGTCTCTGTCAAGACCCCCGAGCATCGTCAGTCTACAGAAAACCCCAACCACGCCCGACGGAACCCTCGACCGAAGAGACGCCAAGAAGGACGCGATAGAACAGAAAGCCAAACTCGTGCTGAGAGAGTCGGACGAGTCTGAAGTGGCGGCGACTGAGGATTCGGACTCCGTGGGAAGTATCAACGAGGAGTACGACTTGTTGAAGGAGGATTTCTCCACCGCGGGGATGCTGGACCCCATGCCGCCGGCGTTCAGGGAGCGTGCCTTGTCTATTCCCGGAATTTCTTCGCTGGTTCAGCAGACTGGTGAGGAGGAACGGAAGTCCGGGGACGAGCTCCGTGTTCTCGTGGAAGACGAGACTGATGACGAGAGTGGACGAGAATCGACCAGATTATAG